Proteins from a single region of Candidatus Binatia bacterium:
- the lon gene encoding endopeptidase La has translation MAETRPAEKATAEQPNQNVVTANLIGILPLQEAVLFPHTVIPLAVVKKPGIALVEEALREGKPIGLTVLKDREIEDPGPDDVHRVGTIGVIQKMLKVPDGTLRCIVAGQQVFRIEQFTQVSPYMVAAYTELPDTTVENEELVAMQRNLAGLFQKLLSYLPQAPREMEMEVANITDPVVLTYFVASTMRLDTADRQALLEERDTAKRMRKLTLLLTKELEVVELGHKIQSDIQREMEKNQREFYLRQQLRAIQEELGEVDPQQAETNELRSKIDAAAMPPDVKKAADRELDRLSKVPQASPEYSVIRTYLDWLVTLPWNVETADHIDIKAARTILDEDHYDLDKIKDRIIEYLAVGKLKKKLTGPILCFVGPPGVGKTSLGQSIARAMGRKFVRLSVGGVHDEAEIRGHRRTYIGAMPGTIVRAIRDSGTRNPVMMIDEIDKVGADFRGDPQSALLEVLDPEQNNNFRDHYLDLPFDLSAVLFICTANNLDTISPPLRDRMEIITLSGYTELEKLQIAKRYLVRKQRQNNGLRDTQAQISDAAIRAIINDYTREAGVRNLEREIGSVFRKIARKIAESPRYKARVKPENLVEYLSKPRFFNEVRKRVASVGVATGMAWTPVGGDILFIETQAMPGTGKLVLTGQLGDVMKESAQAAVSFLRSRSGELGLPEDYFAKHDIHIHVPAGATPKDGPSAGIALATSIASMLTGIKVDPNLAMTGEITLTGQVLPIGGLKEKVLGAKRAGITKILLPRRNEMDLDDIPKEVRDSMTFVPVDELSEVLHHALGKRLISPVPLGADGKTNNVVPLRARSGHTKRRNGVVKRSGVRKPIKR, from the coding sequence ATGGCCGAAACGCGCCCGGCTGAAAAGGCTACGGCCGAACAGCCGAACCAAAACGTCGTCACCGCGAACCTGATCGGCATTCTGCCGCTGCAGGAGGCCGTGCTCTTCCCGCACACGGTCATTCCGCTCGCGGTCGTCAAGAAGCCGGGCATCGCGTTGGTCGAGGAGGCGCTGCGCGAGGGCAAGCCGATCGGCTTGACCGTGCTGAAGGATCGCGAGATCGAAGACCCTGGACCCGACGACGTACATCGCGTCGGAACGATCGGCGTGATCCAAAAGATGCTCAAGGTTCCAGACGGGACGTTGCGCTGCATCGTCGCCGGCCAGCAGGTCTTCAGGATCGAGCAGTTCACGCAGGTGTCGCCGTATATGGTGGCGGCGTACACCGAACTCCCCGATACGACGGTCGAGAACGAAGAGCTCGTAGCGATGCAGCGCAACCTCGCGGGTCTCTTCCAGAAGCTGCTGTCGTATTTGCCGCAGGCGCCTCGCGAGATGGAGATGGAGGTGGCGAACATCACCGATCCGGTGGTGCTCACGTACTTCGTCGCGTCGACGATGCGGCTCGACACCGCCGACCGCCAGGCGCTGCTCGAGGAGCGCGACACCGCGAAGCGCATGCGCAAGTTGACGCTCCTGCTCACCAAGGAGTTGGAAGTCGTCGAGCTCGGTCACAAGATTCAGAGCGACATCCAGCGCGAGATGGAAAAGAATCAGCGCGAGTTCTACCTGCGCCAGCAGCTGCGCGCGATCCAGGAAGAGCTCGGCGAGGTTGATCCGCAGCAGGCCGAGACCAACGAGCTGCGCTCGAAAATCGACGCCGCGGCGATGCCGCCCGACGTGAAGAAGGCCGCCGACCGCGAGCTCGACCGGCTCTCGAAGGTGCCGCAGGCGAGCCCGGAATACAGCGTGATCCGCACGTATCTCGACTGGCTCGTCACGCTGCCGTGGAACGTCGAAACGGCCGACCACATCGACATCAAGGCGGCGCGCACGATCCTCGACGAGGACCACTACGATCTCGACAAGATCAAGGACCGAATCATCGAGTATCTCGCGGTCGGAAAGCTCAAGAAAAAACTGACCGGGCCGATCCTGTGCTTCGTCGGTCCGCCTGGCGTGGGCAAAACGTCGCTGGGCCAATCTATCGCGCGCGCGATGGGGCGTAAGTTCGTGCGCCTCTCGGTGGGTGGCGTTCACGACGAGGCCGAGATCCGCGGTCATCGCCGCACGTACATCGGCGCGATGCCGGGCACGATCGTGCGCGCGATTCGCGACTCCGGCACGCGCAATCCCGTGATGATGATCGACGAGATCGACAAGGTGGGTGCGGACTTCCGCGGCGACCCGCAGTCGGCGCTGCTCGAGGTGCTCGATCCGGAGCAGAACAACAACTTCCGCGACCACTATCTCGACTTGCCGTTCGATCTGTCGGCGGTGCTCTTCATCTGCACGGCCAACAACCTCGATACGATCTCGCCGCCGCTGCGCGACCGCATGGAGATCATCACGCTTTCGGGATACACCGAGCTCGAGAAGCTCCAAATCGCTAAGCGCTATCTCGTTAGGAAGCAGCGCCAGAACAACGGCCTGCGCGACACGCAGGCGCAGATCAGCGACGCTGCGATCCGTGCGATCATCAACGACTACACGCGAGAGGCGGGGGTCCGCAATCTCGAGCGCGAGATCGGTTCGGTCTTCCGCAAGATCGCGCGGAAGATCGCCGAGAGCCCGCGCTACAAAGCGCGCGTGAAGCCCGAAAATCTCGTCGAGTATCTCAGCAAACCGCGCTTCTTCAACGAGGTGCGCAAACGCGTCGCGTCCGTCGGCGTCGCCACGGGCATGGCATGGACGCCGGTCGGCGGCGACATCCTCTTTATCGAAACTCAGGCGATGCCCGGGACCGGCAAGCTGGTGCTAACGGGCCAGCTCGGCGACGTGATGAAGGAGAGCGCGCAGGCCGCCGTCTCGTTCCTGCGTTCGCGGTCGGGCGAGCTCGGGCTGCCCGAGGACTACTTCGCGAAGCACGACATTCACATCCACGTACCTGCCGGCGCGACGCCGAAGGATGGTCCGTCGGCCGGCATCGCGCTCGCGACGTCGATCGCCTCGATGCTGACCGGCATCAAGGTCGATCCGAATCTTGCGATGACGGGTGAGATCACGCTGACGGGGCAAGTGCTCCCGATCGGCGGATTGAAAGAAAAAGTGTTGGGCGCCAAGCGCGCGGGGATCACGAAGATCCTTCTGCCGCGCCGCAACGAGATGGATCTCGACGACATTCCGAAGGAAGTGCGCGACAGCATGACGTTCGTGCCGGTCGACGAGCTTTCCGAGGTGCTGCATCACGCGCTGGGCAAGCGCCTCATCTCGCCGGTTCCGCTGGGTGCCGACGGCAAGACCAACAACGTCGTTCCGCTGCGCGCCCGATCGGGGCACACGAAGCGCCGCAACGGCGTCGTGAAGCGCAGCGGCGTCCGCAAACCGATCAAACGCTAG
- a CDS encoding CvpA family protein, with product MTAGAAWPDAVMIIVLGIATYKGYTRGFVSELGGAVAVTAALVAPWFYNGFLDSQIEAIAKVGPGSAHVIGMFGTGLLTYVALLIVARLLGAIAKLPVLGIGNALGGAFVGFAKGAILLWLVLFVSLFFPLSPDIRASLHDSRLAPYLVTYDAPIDDAILSTIPWFARPFVEPYFRRHHL from the coding sequence GTGACCGCCGGCGCTGCCTGGCCCGACGCGGTGATGATCATCGTGCTCGGTATCGCAACGTACAAGGGATATACGCGCGGATTCGTCTCGGAGCTGGGCGGCGCGGTCGCGGTTACCGCGGCTTTGGTCGCGCCGTGGTTCTACAACGGCTTTCTGGATTCGCAAATCGAGGCCATCGCGAAGGTCGGACCCGGATCGGCGCACGTCATCGGCATGTTCGGCACCGGACTCTTGACCTATGTGGCCCTGCTGATCGTGGCGCGCCTGCTCGGTGCCATCGCGAAGCTGCCGGTACTCGGGATCGGGAACGCGTTGGGCGGAGCGTTCGTCGGCTTCGCCAAGGGCGCGATCCTATTGTGGCTCGTGCTCTTCGTGTCGCTCTTTTTTCCGCTCTCGCCCGACATTCGTGCGAGCCTGCACGACTCGCGCCTGGCGCCATACTTGGTGACGTATGACGCGCCGATCGACGACGCGATTCTATCGACGATCCCGTGGTTCGCGCGCCCGTTCGTCGAACCGTACTTTAGGCGACACCACTTATAA
- a CDS encoding Hsp20/alpha crystallin family protein: MEFVVRARLGTFAPNADVFVDEDKCSVIVVVEVAGADAESLSVYFDESCLVISGRRLQAAHWRRGSFAQKEIARGDFVKRIPLPVAIEYDRVTASYDDGLLVVVAPIAVTAYMPTSRTELHLVVKRTHS, from the coding sequence ATGGAATTCGTCGTTCGCGCCCGCTTGGGGACGTTTGCCCCCAACGCCGACGTCTTCGTCGACGAGGATAAGTGCAGCGTCATCGTCGTTGTCGAGGTCGCCGGGGCGGACGCCGAGTCTCTGAGCGTTTACTTCGACGAGAGCTGTCTCGTGATCTCCGGACGCCGCCTGCAGGCGGCGCACTGGCGGCGCGGGTCGTTTGCCCAGAAGGAAATCGCGCGCGGCGATTTCGTTAAGCGAATTCCACTGCCGGTCGCGATCGAATACGACCGCGTCACGGCCAGCTACGACGACGGCCTGCTCGTCGTCGTCGCGCCGATCGCAGTGACGGCGTACATGCCGACCTCGCGCACGGAGCTGCATCTTGTCGTCAAGAGGACTCATTCATAG
- a CDS encoding NAD-dependent deacylase → MTETQLDQLVAALRGASSVFVLTGSGISAESGLPTFRGVGGLWRTHRVEELASPEGFARDPQLVWTWYNERKSAHGRAQPNAGHVALARLEDSVADFTLSTQNVDSLHLRAGSRNVLELHGNLREARCARCDARRPLPDDGLPRSQIQHECGGLFRPDIVWFGEPLPEAAWRASERAAARAGVILVVGTSAVVYPAAALATHYNRRAFVAEINPEATAISDHVNCTLRGTAAEVLPRILVGLV, encoded by the coding sequence GTGACGGAGACGCAGTTGGACCAGCTCGTCGCGGCGTTGCGCGGCGCGTCGTCGGTCTTCGTACTCACCGGATCGGGCATCTCGGCCGAGAGCGGCCTGCCGACGTTTCGCGGGGTCGGCGGGCTCTGGCGCACGCACCGGGTCGAAGAGCTCGCGTCGCCGGAGGGGTTTGCGCGCGATCCACAGCTGGTGTGGACCTGGTACAACGAGCGCAAATCCGCGCACGGACGCGCGCAACCCAACGCCGGCCACGTCGCGCTGGCGCGGCTCGAGGACAGCGTTGCGGACTTCACGCTGTCTACGCAGAACGTCGACTCGCTGCACTTGCGCGCCGGGTCGCGCAACGTGCTCGAGCTGCACGGTAACCTGCGCGAGGCGCGCTGCGCGCGCTGCGACGCGCGCCGGCCGCTGCCCGACGATGGTTTACCGCGCAGCCAGATCCAGCACGAGTGCGGCGGGCTCTTTCGGCCCGACATCGTGTGGTTTGGCGAGCCGCTGCCGGAGGCGGCGTGGCGAGCGTCCGAACGCGCGGCCGCGCGGGCCGGCGTCATCCTCGTGGTCGGCACCAGCGCGGTCGTCTATCCGGCCGCGGCGCTGGCGACGCATTACAACCGTCGTGCCTTCGTCGCCGAGATCAACCCCGAAGCGACGGCGATCAGCGACCACGTAAACTGCACGTTGCGCGGCACGGCGGCGGAGGTGCTCCCGAGAATCCTGGTTGGATTGGTTTAA
- a CDS encoding amino acid permease, whose amino-acid sequence MQTYPQGSPKLLRRLGGRDAALIVMGGIVGSGIFMNPSVVARHVHSAPLVMLVWVLGGLVVLFGAGVFAELAARRPHDGGVYAYMKDAFHPSLAFMYGWTLLLVSQSGGAAAAAVTFAKYFAPLTGWQLSSGLVAGIAIVFFTVINALGVRTGATTQNLFMILKIAAVAGFVVVGLVAPHAAPVSSQSGAFAGGAFAAIGLALVPVLFAYSGWQTSSFMTAELKEPQVTLPRGIIAGVVVVIVLYLAVNAVCLRTLGVDALAATSTPASEIARLAFGPIGLRVMAIVIALSTLGFLSNQILTSPRVYFQMAADGTFFKQLAWVNRRTHAPVIAIVSQGMIALIISFLPYERILNYVTCIDYIFFGLAAIALIVFRNRDARDPAAPAPSIRMPGHPVTTLMFLAVAWGVVVDVMITSPETTIGLAILISGLPVYWFFVRRRSVTREVTT is encoded by the coding sequence GTGCAAACATACCCGCAAGGTTCGCCTAAACTTCTGCGCCGCCTCGGTGGCCGCGACGCCGCCCTAATCGTGATGGGCGGGATCGTCGGCTCGGGCATCTTCATGAACCCATCGGTCGTCGCGCGTCACGTGCACAGCGCGCCGCTCGTGATGCTGGTCTGGGTGCTCGGCGGTTTGGTGGTGCTGTTCGGCGCGGGCGTTTTCGCCGAACTCGCCGCCCGACGGCCACACGACGGCGGAGTCTACGCCTACATGAAGGATGCCTTCCATCCCTCACTGGCCTTCATGTACGGATGGACGCTGCTGCTCGTCTCACAGAGCGGCGGCGCGGCGGCCGCGGCCGTCACGTTTGCAAAGTACTTCGCTCCGCTCACCGGATGGCAGCTCTCGAGCGGCCTCGTGGCGGGGATCGCGATCGTGTTCTTTACGGTGATCAACGCACTGGGAGTGCGAACCGGGGCGACGACGCAGAATCTCTTCATGATCCTCAAGATCGCCGCAGTCGCCGGATTCGTCGTCGTCGGCCTGGTTGCGCCGCACGCCGCGCCCGTTTCAAGTCAATCCGGCGCCTTCGCCGGTGGAGCGTTCGCGGCCATCGGTCTCGCTCTCGTTCCGGTGCTGTTCGCCTACAGCGGCTGGCAAACGTCGAGTTTCATGACGGCGGAGCTCAAGGAACCGCAGGTGACCCTGCCGCGCGGCATCATCGCCGGCGTCGTCGTCGTCATCGTGCTGTATCTCGCCGTAAACGCGGTCTGCCTGCGCACGCTCGGGGTCGATGCGCTCGCCGCCACGAGCACTCCAGCCTCGGAGATTGCGCGGCTCGCATTCGGCCCGATCGGTCTGCGGGTAATGGCGATCGTTATCGCGCTGTCGACCCTTGGGTTCTTGAGCAACCAAATTCTAACGTCGCCTCGCGTCTACTTTCAAATGGCCGCTGACGGCACGTTCTTCAAGCAGTTAGCATGGGTGAACCGGCGAACGCACGCGCCGGTCATAGCGATCGTCTCCCAGGGCATGATCGCGCTAATTATTTCGTTCCTTCCCTACGAGCGGATATTGAACTACGTGACGTGCATCGACTACATCTTCTTCGGACTAGCAGCCATTGCGCTCATCGTCTTTCGGAATCGCGACGCTCGCGATCCCGCGGCTCCCGCACCCAGCATTCGAATGCCGGGCCACCCCGTAACGACCCTCATGTTTCTTGCCGTCGCGTGGGGCGTCGTCGTCGACGTCATGATCACCTCGCCCGAGACTACGATCGGCCTCGCGATACTGATCTCGGGTCTGCCGGTCTACTGGTTCTTCGTGCGACGGCGTTCCGTAACTCGGGAGGTCACCACTTAA
- a CDS encoding alanine--glyoxylate aminotransferase family protein: MPRQLLFLPGPVMLAQPVVEALACPLIDHRGPEFAALLGRITGALQPIFGTQGDVVLLGSSGTGALETAVANVFTPGDRVLSCAVGVFGKRFAAIAERYGCSVEPLDTAVGSALDPRALEARLSADTKREFAGVLITHNETSTGVASDMAALAPILQAHGALTLVDSISGLGASELRMDEWGYDVVVAASQKAFAAPPGVAMVAASERAWKRMEHTKSARFYFDLRHAREAARHGQMPWTPPISILYALDVALQRYHAEGMEASWTRFARYAAAIRAALERLGFTLVSTPDAHSPTVVAAYPPAGVDIAALLKRLREKHRVVLSGGQGELAGKILRFGTMGDVRDVDLLGAIGAIELTLLDLGHDVTPGAATGAAIEALAGRFISGVA; the protein is encoded by the coding sequence ATGCCGCGGCAACTGCTGTTCCTTCCGGGGCCCGTCATGCTCGCTCAGCCGGTCGTCGAAGCCCTGGCCTGTCCGCTGATCGACCATCGCGGCCCCGAGTTCGCAGCGCTGCTCGGTCGCATCACGGGCGCCCTGCAGCCAATCTTCGGCACACAAGGGGACGTCGTGTTGCTCGGCAGCTCGGGCACCGGCGCTCTCGAGACCGCCGTCGCTAACGTCTTTACTCCGGGCGACCGCGTCCTCTCGTGTGCCGTCGGTGTCTTCGGCAAGCGCTTCGCGGCGATCGCGGAGCGTTACGGCTGCTCGGTCGAGCCGCTCGACACCGCCGTGGGCTCGGCGCTCGATCCGCGCGCGCTCGAGGCGCGCCTTTCGGCCGACACGAAGCGTGAGTTCGCGGGCGTCTTGATCACGCACAACGAGACGTCCACCGGCGTCGCGTCCGACATGGCCGCGCTCGCGCCGATCCTGCAGGCTCACGGCGCGTTGACGCTGGTCGATTCGATCAGCGGACTCGGTGCGTCGGAGCTGCGCATGGACGAGTGGGGCTACGATGTCGTGGTCGCGGCGTCGCAGAAGGCCTTCGCGGCGCCCCCGGGCGTCGCGATGGTGGCCGCCAGCGAGCGCGCCTGGAAGCGCATGGAACACACAAAATCAGCGCGGTTTTATTTCGACTTGCGGCACGCGCGCGAAGCGGCGCGGCACGGTCAGATGCCGTGGACGCCTCCGATTTCGATCCTCTACGCGCTCGACGTCGCGCTCCAGCGCTATCACGCGGAGGGAATGGAAGCTTCGTGGACGCGCTTCGCGCGTTATGCCGCAGCGATTCGCGCCGCGCTCGAACGCCTCGGCTTCACGCTCGTGTCGACGCCGGACGCCCACTCGCCGACCGTCGTAGCGGCCTACCCGCCGGCCGGCGTTGACATCGCGGCGCTGCTGAAGCGGCTGCGTGAAAAACATCGCGTCGTGCTCTCCGGCGGCCAGGGCGAGCTGGCCGGAAAGATCCTGCGATTCGGCACGATGGGCGACGTGCGCGACGTCGACCTGCTCGGCGCGATCGGCGCGATCGAGCTCACGCTGCTGGATCTCGGCCACGACGTGACGCCCGGAGCGGCGACCGGCGCAGCGATCGAAGCGCTCGCGGGGCGCTTTATAAGTGGTGTCGCCTAA
- the selD gene encoding selenide, water dikinase SelD has translation MDVASIRLTELSSCAGCAAKLGAAELRHVMERVSPATNERVLIGYGGSDDAGVYLVRGDLALVQTVDFFTPIVDDPYDFGRIAATNALSDVYAMGGRPLTALNIVAFPEDLDLAILARILDGGAAVARNAGVAILGGHTIKDAEPKYGMAVTGVVDPKRVVTNAGALPGDVLVLTKPLGTGILTTALKRGAITDHDLREAVDWMTTLNDRASEAMLAAGALAATDVTGFGLLGHADNMARASNVMLALNATAVPFMSGVLDLIETGTVPGGTRRNAETHAVFTDFAPSIPESVRLGLSDAQTSGGLLISVGPDRVQPLSRDLQKYGALAAVVGEVREGTGIFVG, from the coding sequence ATGGACGTCGCAAGCATCCGCCTTACCGAGCTGTCCTCGTGCGCGGGCTGCGCGGCCAAGCTCGGCGCGGCGGAGCTGCGTCATGTGATGGAGCGCGTGTCGCCCGCGACGAACGAGCGCGTCCTCATCGGTTACGGCGGCAGTGACGACGCGGGCGTGTATCTCGTGCGCGGGGATCTCGCGCTCGTGCAGACCGTCGACTTCTTCACGCCGATCGTCGACGATCCGTACGACTTCGGTCGCATCGCCGCGACCAACGCACTCTCCGACGTCTACGCTATGGGCGGCCGCCCGCTGACCGCGCTCAACATCGTCGCGTTTCCGGAGGATCTCGATCTCGCGATCTTGGCGCGGATCCTCGACGGAGGCGCGGCGGTAGCGCGCAACGCCGGCGTCGCTATCCTCGGCGGCCACACCATCAAGGACGCTGAACCGAAATACGGCATGGCGGTTACTGGTGTCGTCGATCCGAAACGCGTCGTGACCAACGCCGGCGCGCTGCCGGGCGACGTGCTCGTGTTGACCAAGCCGCTCGGCACGGGCATCCTAACGACGGCGCTCAAGCGTGGTGCGATTACGGACCACGATCTACGCGAAGCCGTGGATTGGATGACGACGCTCAACGACCGCGCGTCCGAGGCGATGTTGGCTGCGGGCGCGCTTGCGGCGACGGACGTGACCGGCTTCGGTCTGCTCGGCCACGCCGACAACATGGCGCGCGCGTCGAACGTGATGCTCGCCCTTAACGCCACCGCCGTGCCGTTTATGTCCGGCGTGCTCGATCTGATTGAGACGGGGACGGTGCCGGGCGGCACGCGCCGCAACGCCGAAACGCATGCGGTGTTTACGGATTTTGCTCCATCGATACCCGAGAGCGTGCGTCTCGGTCTCTCCGACGCACAGACGTCGGGCGGCCTCTTGATCAGCGTCGGGCCGGATCGCGTCCAACCGCTTTCGCGCGACCTACAAAAATACGGCGCCCTCGCGGCCGTTGTCGGCGAAGTGCGCGAGGGCACCGGAATTTTTGTGGGCTAA
- a CDS encoding MFS transporter encodes MLSATFFMLLVDFSIVSIALPSMESELHMRASQGQWIVSTYAIFLAGFLMLTGRCADLYGRFRFFVAGLIVFALGSLLGGLARSGEMLIAMRAVQGLGAALANPAALAIALSLFPAGPQRSRAIATWGMVGTMGVAAGMLFGGVLVQYLGWRSVLFVNVPIAALVLALAPIYLTRDRGDATHPKLDVLGALLLTTGLVTFVYTVESIPVEGLGSWHALAGIAATVVSLALFVLVERRVAEPILPRRVLRYPDLLSGASVVMLQPMSYAGILVFASVYVQRVSGYAPLWAGLAFLPSTVIVALVAAPLTMPIARALGVRTMGIVMGGLMTAGEAILLFMQPNSPYWAILLPATCIAGFSGMLAYQTGMIAGLAHVDDVDEGSASAAMSFALQLGIGLGVAFGAAVEEARTAALLHAGASPIVALAGGLHGAFWFSVIAGVATAAAVVAGYRHAAAAEIPQRHYLPFGKLHHPISVKA; translated from the coding sequence TTGCTGAGCGCGACGTTTTTCATGCTGCTCGTCGACTTCTCGATCGTGAGCATCGCGCTTCCCTCGATGGAAAGCGAGCTCCACATGCGGGCGTCGCAGGGGCAGTGGATCGTAAGCACCTACGCGATCTTCCTGGCCGGATTCCTCATGCTCACGGGGCGCTGCGCCGATCTGTACGGGCGGTTTCGTTTCTTCGTCGCCGGGTTGATCGTGTTTGCGCTCGGCTCGTTGCTCGGTGGCCTGGCGCGCAGCGGCGAGATGCTGATCGCCATGCGCGCCGTGCAAGGGCTGGGCGCCGCGCTGGCCAACCCGGCGGCGTTGGCGATCGCGCTTTCGCTGTTTCCGGCGGGACCGCAGCGCTCGCGTGCGATCGCGACGTGGGGAATGGTCGGCACGATGGGTGTCGCGGCGGGCATGCTCTTCGGCGGCGTTCTCGTGCAGTATCTGGGATGGCGTTCGGTGCTGTTCGTCAACGTGCCGATCGCGGCGCTGGTCCTCGCACTCGCACCGATCTATCTGACACGCGATCGGGGTGACGCGACGCATCCGAAGCTCGACGTGCTCGGCGCGCTTCTGCTCACGACAGGGCTCGTGACGTTCGTCTACACCGTCGAGTCGATCCCGGTCGAGGGCCTCGGGTCGTGGCACGCGCTTGCCGGCATTGCGGCGACCGTGGTGTCGCTGGCGCTGTTCGTCTTGGTCGAACGCCGCGTTGCCGAGCCGATCCTGCCGCGGCGCGTTTTACGGTATCCGGATCTCCTCTCCGGCGCGTCGGTCGTGATGCTCCAGCCGATGTCGTACGCCGGCATCTTGGTGTTCGCATCGGTCTACGTGCAGCGCGTCTCCGGTTACGCTCCGCTATGGGCGGGGCTGGCCTTCCTGCCGTCGACCGTCATCGTCGCACTCGTGGCCGCGCCGCTGACCATGCCGATCGCGCGCGCGCTCGGCGTGCGCACGATGGGCATCGTGATGGGCGGTTTGATGACCGCCGGAGAGGCGATCCTGCTCTTCATGCAGCCGAACTCGCCGTATTGGGCGATCCTTCTTCCGGCCACGTGCATCGCCGGCTTCAGCGGCATGCTCGCCTATCAGACGGGAATGATCGCGGGGCTCGCGCACGTCGACGACGTCGACGAGGGCAGCGCCTCGGCCGCGATGAGCTTCGCGCTGCAGCTCGGCATCGGCTTGGGCGTGGCGTTCGGCGCCGCGGTTGAGGAGGCGAGAACGGCGGCCTTGCTCCACGCCGGTGCGTCACCAATCGTTGCGCTCGCCGGCGGCCTCCACGGCGCGTTCTGGTTTTCCGTGATCGCGGGGGTGGCGACCGCGGCGGCCGTCGTCGCCGGGTACCGTCACGCGGCAGCGGCAGAGATTCCGCAGCGGCATTACCTTCCGTTCGGGAAACTGCATCATCCCATCTCGGTGAAGGCGTGA